A single genomic interval of Ammospiza nelsoni isolate bAmmNel1 chromosome 25, bAmmNel1.pri, whole genome shotgun sequence harbors:
- the LOC132083898 gene encoding protein argonaute-1 encodes MEAGPSGAAAGAYLPPLQQVFQAPRRPGIGTVGKPIKLLANYFEVDIPKIDVYHYEVDIKPDKCPRRVNREVVEYMVQHFKPQIFGDRKPVYDGKKNIYTVTALPIGNERVDFEVTIPGEGKDRIFKVSIKWMAIVSWRMLHEALVSGQIPVPLESVQALDVAMRHLASMRYTPVGRSFFSPPEGYYHPLGGGREVWFGFHQSVRPAMWKMMLNIDVSATAFYKAQPVIEFMCEVLDIRNIDEQPKPLTDSQRVRFTKEIKGLKVEVTHCGQMKRKYRVCNVTRRPASHQTFPLQLESGQTVECTVAQYFKQKYNLQLKYPHLPCLQVGQEQKHTYLPLEVCNIVAGQRCIKKLTDNQTSTMIKATARSAPDRQEEISRLMKNASYNLDPYIQEFGIKVKDDMTEVTGRVLPAPILQYGGRNRAIATPNQGVWDMRGKQFYNGIEIKVWAIACFAPQKQCREEVLKNFTDQLRKISKDAGMPIQGQPCFCKYAQGADSVEPMFRHLKNTYSGLQLIIVILPGKTPVYAEVKRVGDTLLGMATQCVQVKNVVKTSPQTLSNLCLKINVKLGGINNILVPHQRSAVFQQPVIFLGADVTHPPAGDGKKPSITAVVGSMDAHPSRYCATVRVQRPRQEIIEDLSYMVRELLIQFYKSTRFKPTRIIFYRDGVPEGQLPQILHYELLAIRDACIKLEKDYQPGITYIVVQKRHHTRLFCADKNERIGKSGNIPAGTTVDTNITHPFEFDFYLCSHAGIQGTSRPSHYYVLWDDNRFTADELQILTYQLCHTYVRCTRSVSIPAPAYYARLVAFRARYHLVDKEHDSGEGSHISGQSNGRDPQALAKAVQVHQDTLRTMYFA; translated from the exons ATGGAAGCGGGACCCTCGGGAGCAG ctgcaggcGCATACCTGCCCCCCTTGCAGCAGGTGTTCCAAGCACCACGTCGGCCTGGGATAGGAACTGTTGGCAAGCCCATCAAGCTCCTGGCCAACTACTTTGAAGTGGACATTCCCAAGATCGATGTGTATCATTATGAAGTGGATATCAAACCCGATAAATGTCCACGCAGAGTCAACAG GGAAGTCGTGGAGTACATGGTGCAGCACTTCAAACCACAGATCTTTGGTGACCGAAAACCAGTCTATGATGGGAAGAAGAACATCTACACTGTCACAGCCTTACCCATTGGGAACGAGCGG GTTGACTTTGAGGTGACGATCCCAGGGGAAGGCAAGGACAGGATATTTAAAGTCTCTATCAAATGGATGGCCATCGTGAGCTGGCGCATGCTGCACGAGGCCCTGGTCAGCGGGCAGATCCCTGTCCCACTGGAGTCTGTCCAGGCTCTGGATGTTGCCATGAGGCACCTGGCTTCCATGAG GTACACTCCCGTTGGCCGCTCCTTCTTCTCCCCCCCTGAAGGCTACTACCACCCCCTGGGAGGGGGCAGGGAGGTCTGGTTCGGCTTCCACCAGTCTGTCCGGCCTGCCATGTGGAAGATGATGCTCAACATCGATG TGTCGGCCACTGCCTTCTACAAAGCCCAGCCTGTGATTGAGTTCATGTGTGAGGTGCTGGACATCCGGAACATCGACGAGCAGCCCAAGCCCCTGACGGACTCACAGAGAGTGCGTTTCACCAAGGAGATCAAAG GTCTGAAGGTGGAGGTGACCCACTGTGGGCAGATGAAGAGGAAATACCGTGTGTGTAACGTTACCCGACGGCCAGCCAGCCACCAGAC gttccccctgcagctggagagtgGTCAGACAGTGGAGTGCACAGTGGCTCAGTACTTCAAGCAGAAATACAACCTGCAGCTGAAATACCCTCACCTGCCCTGTCTCCAGGTTGGCCAGGAACAGAAACACACGTACCTTCCCTTGGAG gTGTGTAACATCGTGGCAGGCCAGCGGTGTATCAAGAAGCTCACGGACAATCAAACCTCAACCATGATAAAAGCAACAGCCAGGTCTGCCCCAGACAGGCAGGAGGAGATCAGCAGACTG aTGAAGAATGCCAGCTACAACCTGGATCCATACATTCAGGAGTTTGGGATCAAGGTGAAGGATGATATGACAGAGGTGACAGGGCGGGTCCTGCCAGCTCCCATCCTACAGTATGGAGGCCGG AACCGGGCCATTGCAACTCCCAACCAGGGTGTGTGGGACATGCGAGGGAAGCAGTTCTACAACGGCATTGAGATCAAAGTCTGGGCCATTGCCTGCTTTGCCCCGCAGAAGCAGTGTCGAGAGGAGGTGCTGAA GAACTTCACAGACCAGCTGCGCAAGATCTCCAAGGACGCCGGGATGCCCAtccagggccagccctgctTCTGCAAGTACGCCCAGGGTGCAGACAGCGTGGAGCCTATGTTCCGACACCTCAAGAACACCTATTCAGGGCTGCAGCTCATCATTGTCATCCTGCCAGGGAAGACACCTGTGTACG CTGAAGTGAAGCGTGTTGGGGACACTCTCCTGGGAATGGCCACACAGTGCGTCCAGGTCAAGAATGTGGTGAAAACCTCCCCACAGACCCTTTCCAACCTCTGCCTCAAGATCAACGTCAAGCTTGGCGGGATCAACAACATCCTTGTGCCTCACCAGCG ctctgctgtcttTCAGCAGCCAGTGATCTTCCTCGGAGCTGATGTCACTCACCCGccagcaggagatgggaagAAACCCTCCATAACAGCT GTTGTGGGCAGCATGGACGCCCACCCGAGCCGGTACTGTGCCACAGTGCGCGTGCAGCGTCCTCGCCAGGAGATCATCGAGGACTTGTCCTACATGGTGAGGGAGCTCCTCATCCAGTTCTACAAATCCACACGCTTCAAACCCACCAGGATCATCTTCTACCGTGATGGTGTTCctgaggggcagctcccacag ATCCTTCATTATGAGTTGCTGGCAATCCGAGACGCCTGCATCAAACTGGAAAAGGATTACCAGCCTGGCATCACCTACATCGTCGTCCAGAAGAGGCATCACACCCGTCTCTTCTGTGCAGACAAGAACGAGAGG ATTGGAAAGAGTGGGAACATCCCAGCAGGAACAACAGTGGATACCAACATCACCCACCCCTTTGAGTTTGACTTCTACCTGTGCAGTCATGCAGGCATTCAG ggcACCAGCCGGCCGTCCCACTACTACGTGCTGTGGGATGACAACCGGTTCACGGCGGACGAGCTGCAGATCCTCACGTACCAGCTGTGCCACACCTACGTGCGCTGCACCCGCTCCgtctccatccctgccccagcctaTTACGCCCGGCTGGTGGCGTTCCGGGCACGGTACCACCTCGTGGATAAGGAGCACGACag TGGCGAGGGCAGCCATATATCTGGACAGAGCAACGGCAGAGACCCCCAGGCCTTGGCGAAGGCTGTGCAGGTTCATCAGGACACTTTACGTACCATGTACTTTGCTTGA